A stretch of DNA from Desulfosarcina ovata subsp. ovata:
CTTCAGCCCCGCTGTTCGAAAAAAATACCCGCGAGAGATTTGCTGGCAGGACATTCGATAGAAGAGATAGAAGCCGTGAACGTGACGGTGAATAAGTCAGTCCGGAATTGGGGTTCTGTAGAATACGCGCGGCCTGTTCCGACAAGGCATTCTGAATAGCCGGATGCGCATGCCCTATTGAAGTGACACCCCATCCGGCGGTTAAGTCGAGATACCTGTTTCCCTCCTCATCCCAAACATAAACACCCTCTCCCCTTTCAATTGATACAGGAATTTTTGTGAAGAAGGGAGGCATGTGCGCATTCTCTATTTCGATTGTTTTGGTGGTTCCCATCTATCTCTCCTGTCAGATGCAGAAAGATGACTATACCAATCTAACTATCTTGCATATCTGCCATGAACCGGCTCAAGGCTTGAACATAGGATTTGGCAGAGGCAGTTATGGTATCTTCGTCCACTGCTCTGCCGACCCAAACCGGTTCAGAAAGGTTATAGTCGATATCCTTGCCATTTCCGCTCAGAACGACCAATGCTTCTGCTTCGGAGGAATGGGTCCTTCCACGGTTGCTCGGCTCATATACCACAAGCTTGGGTTTTTTTACACCAAGCCCGATGACATCATCGATTGCACTAAATACTGCGTTAATCGGCCCGTTCTTGCCCATGAAGGCTTCCCCGGTCAGTTTTTGACCGTCAACAATCAGTTCAACCTGAGCCTGCCGGACACTGGAATTGGCAAACTTGTTAAACGCATAATCGACAAAGAGGATATATTCCTCACCTGGATACCTGAAATCATCACCGATCATTCGAAGTTCCTTGTCTCCGTATGTGATGTCCCTCGATTTGATTACCGGCATGATATGTTTTTTGACAAATTTTTTCTCGAATCCGAAGCCCAGTTCGCTGAGTCTTGCCGTGACACCGGCAACCCCTGTCAGTTTCGTAATCTGATGCGTATTCCCCGTCCATCCGAGATCCTCAGGTGTACATGGCAGATAAATATACTCTCCAATTGCCTTGCCTTTTTTGTCACCGTCGGAATGAACCCCTGATCCGTGGCGGAGCGCATTGGGGCCGATGCCCGGTGCGTTATAGGGTATGGGAATACCGCTTTCCTTTTCGACCAGCCTTGCGACGGCATTGGTTTTACTCAGGTCGAAGCCTGTAAAAAAGTGGCGTTTGTATATCGGCTTTAATGAAAGGTTCATGATGACCTGCTCAAGTGGAGTATTGCCCGCTCTTTCACCGAGGGAATACCATGTGCCCTCAACCTGCCGGATACCCTGCTCGATGGCCTCAAGCGTATCGGCTACACTGACGCCGAAATCGTTATGGGCATGGAAGCTGAGCATTACATCATCGGTTCCCTCAACAAGCATTTTAAAATACCTGACAGCTTCCCCGATTTTGATTTCAATCCCTTTGGCGACCGTATGGGGAATGTTGATCACATCAGCCCCTTCCTTAATGGCACCGCCGTATATTCCTGCGATA
This window harbors:
- a CDS encoding alpha-isopropylmalate synthase regulatory domain-containing protein, producing the protein MTILKNKDGIWTLDKDDTEIAVKQEIEIFDTTLRDGEQGGVTFKGNSKQKIAGYLATTGVSTIEVGFPSSNLLEFEMVKEIADSVEGPYICGLTTMDFKNIHKTWDALKNNPNPTIHVFTLNIDEASIRAYNADPQEQIKKASEAVSYAKKLMGGKGRVEFSAQNTILALSQSLHSEHLFLQDYIAGIYGGAIKEGADVINIPHTVAKGIEIKIGEAVRYFKMLVEGTDDVMLSFHAHNDFGVSVADTLEAIEQGIRQVEGTWYSLGERAGNTPLEQVIMNLSLKPIYKRHFFTGFDLSKTNAVARLVEKESGIPIPYNAPGIGPNALRHGSGVHSDGDKKGKAIGEYIYLPCTPEDLGWTGNTHQITKLTGVAGVTARLSELGFGFEKKFVKKHIMPVIKSRDITYGDKELRMIGDDFRYPGEEYILFVDYAFNKFANSSVRQAQVELIVDGQKLTGEAFMGKNGPINAVFSAIDDVIGLGVKKPKLVVYEPSNRGRTHSSEAEALVVLSGNGKDIDYNLSEPVWVGRAVDEDTITASAKSYVQALSRFMADMQDS